The uncultured Desulfobulbus sp. genome window below encodes:
- a CDS encoding LamG-like jellyroll fold domain-containing protein produces the protein MSKTYIFWGFLFCFFVNISISCAGVNDGLVAYYKFEGNPNDSAKGNDGIANNYVGYTDGVFGYSASFDGVRSEISIPNLGVFSGDNNYSLSVWVFQESYNDDMKFFSARGENNVFWGANTWDGDNLLFFIWDEDKHYVSSGSLDLFKWHHIVTTFDTSSGMKIYVNGILQDSNLFNGQATSSSKRANQIGAYVDNHYWHGKIDELRIYNRALSELEIKQLATGSTQSYVPDAVTVSIFNTITGTPISGALVTVGDSARSTDTQGMATFAALSAGEYQLSIMAAGYSTYGADVIIQANGAMSLSYGLTPEADGDAPVITDVVSSYSSRSDEAFFLYGTSFPLSLTANIDWNGKTPGSVQFVTSKETHTQSITSDEDLTITLDMGKDFDPGGRLSVVAVAADGTTSAAFDANIEVMPQIFGTEILQMPVKQQNGSFSYNREVELGSTIFKSKVDTKHPVPDEIPFFGKKEPTFEPKISFDVCIEKNIATYTVKTDLENTDKKIVILGQEVEAGMAVGGQLIFMYSPDTDAWAFQDTGILLEPSLSADLIKTPPYYYLLPTPVGPIPIYFRAALGASIDGSVNIQGFNFSENDWALTGSIEPGLKGSVSMGTGVADALAVEGILAANATFGIGFKQFETDLDGLTVGMSGSIKVYALFFTHEWPLGNIWNYHWPESTTKSAAFKSVDLRSSDWIPMSRSYASGILTKDLEKESPSPYTTSEVVIPNQAGVFKYSYPTLADLGEEQLLVWITDDGTKTEYNRTSLLYSVYAEGNWAEPVKILENGTTDFYPQTGAVTSGAWLTWQDSATVFGEEDVELATMLASQEIAVAQYDAAGKTWSSQVNLSSNEYLDRSPALATSGNSALLCWVSNEENDLLGSAESPNTLMYAFQDGTSWSAPAQIATGLGAIVRMDLLYNEASATGDLVYSLDADGDIATVEDQELYAVHYSASGWGAPVPLTSNSLQDTNPQLAYDNNGNILLVWYQEGILMQAVDLDIANATTVVEGAASNGSADFTLTTGSGGQFNLLWPDSSEQGQDLFLALYDPTLGIWSKATQITQTDALERSVTAVVDSDSHIVLVYNRVNMTSETQLVDVDGNLVDVNMPIEDSTDLCASVVSIEGDLAVTADRISLTPSVPIPGNLVAFSLDIANVGLTVSENTTITLYYGDPAGDGEQIGESVVLSYPLVPGDAVTVSFDPWQVPDVPDVSREIVAVIDQAQSFADKDRTNNSLSTPIFYRDIALGQLYSQQQGPNSRRITLVVENNGALSCADIPVQITYKESILYETTIATLDPGKTVEISSVWDVSGLSADADGYLSIEGTVNSGQVISEVNYLNNKRPGRVLAQTVDGSVFVDTDQDLIDDTWELAHFIDLNIANATSDYDKDGYSDQQEYLNYIEGRLDADENIFDPTVINCASGFGYNPKTDARRQIIGSVMLLLN, from the coding sequence ATGTCAAAGACTTATATTTTTTGGGGATTTCTGTTCTGTTTTTTTGTGAATATTTCTATATCTTGCGCTGGTGTTAATGATGGATTGGTTGCTTACTACAAGTTTGAAGGTAATCCCAATGATAGTGCAAAAGGCAATGATGGTATCGCGAATAATTATGTGGGATATACTGATGGTGTTTTTGGTTATTCCGCATCATTTGATGGGGTTCGTTCGGAAATTAGTATACCTAATCTAGGTGTTTTTAGCGGAGATAATAATTATTCGTTGTCTGTTTGGGTGTTCCAGGAGAGTTACAATGATGACATGAAATTTTTCTCCGCAAGGGGAGAAAATAATGTTTTTTGGGGAGCAAACACCTGGGATGGTGACAATCTTTTATTTTTTATTTGGGATGAGGATAAGCATTATGTCAGCTCAGGGTCGTTAGACCTTTTCAAGTGGCATCATATTGTAACTACATTTGATACATCGTCAGGGATGAAGATATACGTAAATGGGATTTTACAAGATTCGAATCTTTTTAATGGCCAGGCTACCTCTTCCTCGAAGAGAGCTAATCAAATTGGAGCGTACGTTGATAATCACTATTGGCATGGCAAGATAGATGAATTGCGTATCTATAACAGGGCTCTTTCTGAACTTGAAATTAAGCAACTCGCCACAGGTTCGACCCAATCCTATGTTCCGGATGCTGTAACCGTTTCAATCTTTAACACCATCACCGGCACTCCCATTTCTGGGGCTCTGGTAACCGTCGGAGACAGCGCACGTTCGACCGATACCCAGGGCATGGCCACCTTTGCTGCGCTTTCCGCCGGTGAGTATCAGCTCTCCATCATGGCTGCAGGATACAGCACCTACGGGGCTGACGTTATTATTCAGGCCAATGGCGCGATGAGCCTCTCCTATGGCCTCACGCCGGAGGCGGATGGCGATGCACCGGTTATCACGGATGTGGTTTCCAGCTACTCGTCCCGCTCCGACGAGGCCTTTTTTCTCTACGGGACCTCTTTCCCCCTCTCCTTGACTGCCAATATCGACTGGAACGGCAAAACTCCAGGATCGGTACAGTTTGTCACCTCCAAGGAAACCCATACCCAGTCTATTACATCGGATGAAGACCTGACCATCACCCTGGATATGGGTAAGGACTTTGATCCGGGGGGACGGCTGAGCGTCGTTGCTGTAGCTGCGGACGGGACTACATCCGCCGCCTTTGATGCCAATATCGAGGTGATGCCCCAGATATTCGGGACCGAGATTCTGCAGATGCCAGTCAAACAGCAGAATGGGAGCTTTTCGTACAACCGGGAGGTTGAGCTGGGGTCAACTATTTTCAAGTCAAAAGTGGATACCAAGCATCCTGTACCCGATGAAATTCCTTTTTTTGGTAAAAAAGAACCTACATTCGAACCCAAAATTTCTTTCGATGTTTGCATTGAAAAAAATATTGCCACTTATACAGTGAAAACTGATCTTGAAAATACCGACAAGAAGATAGTCATTCTGGGGCAAGAGGTTGAGGCTGGCATGGCAGTGGGCGGGCAATTGATCTTTATGTACTCCCCTGATACTGATGCCTGGGCCTTTCAAGATACTGGCATTCTCCTGGAGCCTAGTTTGTCCGCTGATCTGATAAAAACCCCTCCCTATTACTATCTACTCCCCACACCTGTTGGTCCCATTCCAATTTATTTTCGAGCAGCCTTGGGCGCTTCTATCGATGGTTCGGTTAATATTCAGGGCTTTAATTTTTCTGAGAACGACTGGGCCTTAACCGGTAGCATTGAACCTGGATTGAAGGGCTCTGTTTCCATGGGAACTGGGGTGGCGGATGCACTTGCCGTTGAAGGTATCCTGGCTGCCAACGCGACCTTTGGTATAGGCTTTAAGCAGTTTGAGACGGATCTCGACGGCTTGACAGTCGGTATGTCCGGTTCTATCAAGGTGTACGCCCTGTTTTTCACCCATGAATGGCCCCTGGGAAACATCTGGAACTACCACTGGCCCGAAAGCACTACAAAATCAGCCGCATTTAAAAGTGTCGATCTGCGTTCCAGCGATTGGATCCCCATGTCGCGTTCCTACGCAAGCGGCATCCTGACCAAGGACCTGGAAAAAGAATCACCCTCGCCCTATACGACCAGCGAGGTGGTAATTCCCAATCAAGCCGGTGTCTTTAAATATTCCTATCCCACCCTGGCAGACCTGGGTGAGGAACAGCTTCTGGTCTGGATCACCGACGATGGGACCAAGACCGAGTACAACCGAACCTCCCTGCTGTATTCCGTCTATGCAGAGGGAAACTGGGCCGAACCGGTCAAAATCCTGGAAAATGGGACCACAGATTTTTATCCACAGACCGGTGCCGTTACCTCCGGTGCCTGGCTGACCTGGCAGGACAGCGCGACGGTCTTTGGCGAAGAGGATGTCGAACTTGCCACCATGCTGGCCAGCCAGGAGATTGCGGTTGCCCAGTATGACGCAGCAGGGAAAACCTGGAGCAGCCAGGTAAACCTGAGCAGCAATGAGTACCTGGATCGGTCTCCAGCTTTGGCGACGTCCGGGAACTCGGCCCTGCTTTGTTGGGTGAGCAACGAGGAGAATGATCTTCTCGGTTCTGCAGAATCCCCCAATACCCTGATGTACGCCTTCCAGGATGGGACATCCTGGTCAGCTCCGGCACAGATTGCCACTGGCCTGGGGGCAATCGTCAGGATGGATCTCCTCTATAATGAAGCCTCGGCTACAGGTGATCTCGTCTACAGCCTGGATGCGGATGGTGATATTGCAACGGTTGAAGATCAGGAGCTCTATGCAGTGCACTACAGCGCTTCGGGCTGGGGCGCGCCGGTGCCGCTGACGAGTAACAGTCTCCAGGATACCAATCCCCAGCTGGCCTATGACAACAATGGGAATATACTTCTGGTCTGGTATCAGGAGGGAATCCTTATGCAGGCCGTGGATCTAGATATAGCCAATGCGACGACCGTCGTCGAAGGTGCAGCCTCCAACGGAAGCGCTGACTTTACCTTGACTACAGGCAGCGGGGGGCAATTCAACCTCTTGTGGCCTGATAGCTCTGAGCAGGGGCAGGATCTGTTTCTTGCACTTTACGATCCCACTCTCGGCATCTGGAGTAAAGCAACGCAAATAACCCAAACTGATGCTCTCGAACGCTCGGTAACGGCTGTTGTGGATAGTGATTCTCATATTGTTCTAGTCTACAATCGGGTGAATATGACCAGTGAGACACAACTGGTTGATGTCGATGGCAACCTTGTGGATGTAAACATGCCAATCGAGGACAGCACCGACCTCTGTGCATCTGTCGTATCGATCGAGGGAGACCTGGCAGTGACCGCAGATCGGATCAGTCTGACCCCATCCGTACCCATACCTGGAAATCTGGTCGCGTTCTCTTTGGATATTGCCAATGTTGGGCTCACCGTGAGTGAGAATACCACCATCACCCTCTATTACGGTGATCCGGCAGGTGACGGCGAACAGATAGGTGAAAGCGTTGTCCTGAGCTATCCTTTGGTCCCGGGAGATGCGGTGACCGTCTCCTTTGACCCCTGGCAGGTTCCCGATGTACCAGATGTGAGCAGAGAGATCGTTGCTGTGATTGACCAGGCCCAAAGTTTTGCTGATAAAGACAGAACCAACAACAGCCTTTCGACCCCCATATTTTACAGAGATATTGCCCTTGGTCAGCTGTATTCCCAGCAACAAGGGCCGAACAGCCGGAGAATCACCCTGGTGGTGGAAAATAACGGGGCGTTGAGCTGTGCTGACATTCCGGTGCAGATCACTTATAAGGAATCTATCCTCTATGAGACGACTATTGCTACCCTGGATCCCGGCAAGACCGTGGAAATTTCCTCTGTATGGGATGTCTCAGGTCTCTCTGCCGACGCTGATGGCTATCTGAGTATTG
- a CDS encoding aldehyde dehydrogenase family protein, giving the protein MTKSYQTYVDGQWISTEQTMDVYNKFSGEVFATVPLADGALTEKAIASAKKAYQSFRKMPAHQRAAILDKTVELITKREQEIANVISQEVGKAWKFSINEVQRSAETFKFAADEAKRLHGETIPVDASRFGENRFGYFIREPLGVIGAITPFNFPLNLVAHKVAPAIATGNTIVLKPASATPVSSIILAEILEEAGLPPGVFNVVVGPGREVGDAIVVHPDCKKITFTGSPAVGGQIVRKAGIKKVTLELGSNSATIIEADADLEKAAARCVVSAFANSGQVCISLQRIYVNRQCLDQFTQLFVDKVKALKVGNPLDEDCDVGPLIDAKEVERIDAWVKEAVSQGAVLATGGHGEGRVYQPTVLTQVTEDMKIMCMETFAPVVSIVAYDSFEEVIDLVNGSEFGLQAGVYTNDINKALQAVDDLDVGGVMINDTATYRVDHLPYGGNKLSGLGREGIRFAMEDMTNIKMVMINRN; this is encoded by the coding sequence ATGACAAAATCATATCAAACCTATGTGGATGGTCAGTGGATCAGCACTGAACAGACCATGGATGTGTACAATAAATTCAGCGGTGAGGTCTTTGCCACGGTGCCCCTGGCTGATGGCGCCTTAACGGAAAAGGCCATTGCCAGTGCCAAAAAAGCCTATCAGTCCTTTCGCAAGATGCCTGCCCACCAGCGTGCGGCCATTTTGGATAAGACGGTCGAGTTGATCACCAAGCGGGAGCAGGAAATTGCCAACGTCATCTCCCAGGAGGTGGGCAAGGCCTGGAAGTTTTCGATCAACGAGGTCCAGCGCAGTGCCGAGACCTTTAAGTTTGCCGCAGACGAGGCCAAGCGCCTCCATGGCGAGACCATCCCGGTGGATGCCAGTCGTTTTGGCGAGAATCGTTTTGGCTACTTTATTCGTGAGCCGCTTGGGGTCATCGGAGCGATCACTCCCTTTAACTTTCCGCTGAACCTGGTGGCGCACAAGGTCGCCCCGGCCATTGCCACCGGTAACACCATCGTGCTTAAACCGGCCTCCGCCACCCCGGTTTCTTCAATCATTCTGGCGGAGATCCTGGAGGAGGCAGGATTGCCGCCGGGTGTGTTCAATGTGGTTGTCGGTCCTGGGCGTGAGGTGGGCGATGCCATTGTGGTCCACCCGGACTGCAAAAAGATCACCTTTACCGGCTCCCCTGCGGTTGGTGGGCAGATCGTACGCAAGGCGGGCATCAAAAAGGTGACCCTGGAGCTGGGCAGCAACTCGGCAACCATCATAGAGGCCGATGCCGATCTGGAAAAGGCGGCCGCTCGTTGCGTGGTCAGTGCCTTTGCCAACTCCGGCCAGGTTTGCATCTCCCTGCAGCGCATCTATGTCAACCGTCAGTGCCTGGACCAGTTTACCCAGCTCTTTGTGGATAAGGTCAAAGCGCTCAAAGTGGGTAATCCGCTGGATGAAGATTGTGATGTCGGCCCATTGATCGATGCCAAAGAGGTTGAGCGTATCGATGCCTGGGTCAAAGAGGCAGTGAGCCAGGGAGCTGTTCTGGCAACAGGCGGTCACGGTGAAGGACGGGTCTATCAGCCCACGGTCCTGACCCAGGTGACAGAAGATATGAAGATTATGTGCATGGAAACCTTTGCGCCGGTGGTCTCCATTGTGGCCTACGACAGCTTTGAAGAGGTCATTGACCTGGTCAATGGTTCTGAGTTCGGACTCCAGGCCGGTGTCTACACCAACGACATCAACAAGGCACTGCAGGCAGTGGATGACCTCGATGTGGGCGGTGTCATGATTAACGACACCGCGACCTATCGGGTTGATCATCTGCCCTATGGCGGTAATAAACTCTCCGGCCTGGGCCGCGAGGGTATCCGTTTTGCCATGGAAGATATGACTAATATTAAGATGGTGATGATTAACAGAAACTGA
- a CDS encoding iron-containing alcohol dehydrogenase, which yields MSKKTLFRTTGRIVQGAGTLNSIVDEVRQLGGSKPIIVTDPGLVSTGIIDRLEALLTKGEMSFVRFDQVEADPRFELVNEVVSLVEKKQVDSVIGIGGGSSLDIAKVVSVMVTNPGKVEDYFGIDLVQKPGIPLVLIPTTAGTGSEVTPIVILSDHQEKLKKGVVSAHLFPSTALLDPELTVGLPPAVTAATGMDALIHAMEAYTSINANSMTDMLAIQAMDLIYNNIRTAYANGSDIEAREKMLEGSMLAGMAFANAGVTAVHAFAYPIGAEFHIPHGIANTIMLPPVMAFNLIGNLEKFADIARIFGEGEDGLSTRKLAEKGLDAVHALAADLNVPQKLSGYGVEEKDIPALAEGVMKVTRLLANNPRTLRLEDAEAIYRQVL from the coding sequence ATGTCAAAGAAAACACTGTTTCGAACCACCGGGCGTATTGTTCAGGGCGCCGGTACATTGAACAGCATTGTTGATGAAGTACGCCAGCTTGGCGGCAGCAAACCCATTATTGTCACCGATCCGGGGCTGGTCTCCACCGGCATTATTGATCGCCTGGAAGCGCTGCTGACAAAAGGGGAAATGAGCTTCGTTCGTTTTGATCAGGTCGAGGCAGATCCTCGTTTTGAGTTGGTAAATGAGGTTGTGAGCCTGGTTGAGAAAAAGCAGGTGGACAGCGTCATCGGTATTGGTGGTGGCTCTTCGCTGGATATCGCCAAGGTGGTCTCGGTCATGGTCACCAATCCTGGCAAGGTGGAAGACTATTTTGGCATCGATCTGGTGCAAAAGCCCGGTATCCCCCTGGTGCTGATTCCCACCACTGCAGGAACCGGCAGCGAGGTAACTCCCATTGTCATCCTCTCCGACCATCAGGAGAAGTTGAAAAAAGGTGTGGTCAGTGCCCATCTTTTTCCTTCTACGGCCCTGCTTGATCCGGAGTTGACCGTTGGCCTGCCACCGGCTGTGACCGCCGCCACGGGGATGGACGCACTGATCCATGCCATGGAGGCCTACACCTCCATCAATGCCAACTCCATGACCGATATGTTAGCGATTCAGGCCATGGATCTGATTTACAACAATATCCGCACCGCCTATGCCAATGGCAGCGATATCGAAGCACGGGAAAAAATGCTCGAGGGTTCCATGCTTGCAGGTATGGCCTTTGCCAATGCCGGTGTCACCGCGGTGCATGCCTTTGCCTACCCCATTGGGGCCGAGTTTCACATACCCCACGGCATCGCCAACACCATTATGCTGCCACCGGTCATGGCCTTTAACCTGATTGGCAATCTGGAGAAATTTGCCGATATCGCCCGTATCTTTGGTGAAGGGGAGGACGGTCTCTCCACCAGAAAGCTCGCGGAGAAGGGGCTCGACGCTGTCCATGCCCTGGCTGCAGACTTGAACGTGCCCCAAAAACTCAGCGGCTACGGGGTGGAGGAAAAAGACATTCCTGCCCTGGCCGAAGGGGTGATGAAAGTCACCCGGCTGCTGGCCAACAATCCGCGCACCCTGCGTCTTGAAGATGCAGAGGCCATTTATCGGCAGGTTTTGTAA